One window of the Perca fluviatilis chromosome 5, GENO_Pfluv_1.0, whole genome shotgun sequence genome contains the following:
- the LOC120558523 gene encoding gastrula zinc finger protein XlCGF8.2DB-like, with the protein METEEAREPQSALNSLKHDLTCNKTFSCSECGKRFGFKSHLKNHMRSHTGEKPFSCSECGRAFTERGHLKTHMRIHTGEKPFSCSVCNKYFTLNENLQKHMRIHTGEKPFSCSVCNKYFTLNENLQKHMRIHTGEKLFSCSVCKKYFTQRGHLQQHMRIHTGEKPFSCSECGKAFTDRGTLKNHMRTHTGEKPFSCSVCKKSFTQRGNLQKHMRIHTGDKRFSCRLKA; encoded by the exons ATGGAAACAGAAG aggccagagaacctcagtcagctttaaactctctgaaacatgatttaACATGTAacaaaacattcagctgctctgagtgtgggaaaagatttggcTTCAAGTCACATCTGAAGAACCACATGAGatctcacacaggagaaaagcctttcagctgctctgagtgtggtagAGCTTTCACTGAAAGGGGACACCTGAAgacacacatgagaatccacacaggagagaaaccttttaGCTGTTCAGTTTGTAATAAATATTTTACCCTGAATGAaaatttacagaaacacatgagaatccacacaggagagaaaccttttagctgctcagtttgtaataaatattttacactgaatgaaaatttacagaaacacatgagaatccacacaggagaaaaacttttcagctgctcagtctgtaagaaatattttacacagagaggacatttacaacaacacatgagaatccacacaggagagaagccttttagctgctctgagtgtggtaaaGCTTTCACTGATCGTGGAACCCTGAAGAaccacatgagaactcacacaggagagaaaccttttagctgctcagtctgtaagaaatcctttacacagagaggaaatttacaaaaacacatgAGGATCCACACCGGAGAcaaaagattcagctgcagGCTGAAAGCTTAG